TACATGTGTGCACGTTAATAATGAGTAATATTAGATACATATTAATAGTAATGTGTTACTCTGTTATGAAACGAAAATTTAAGTAGAAAAgatgagtcctctctctctctctctctctctctctctctctctctctctctctctttctctgtcagatAGAGgttaacaacaacagcaactatAAATAAGGAAACtgcttgaaagaaaagaaaaagtcaggACTTATTCAAGGTCTATTGAGGTATttgtgagttgtgtgtgtgtgtgtgtgtgtgcgcgtgtgtgtatttgtgtgtgtgcgcgcgcgtgtgtgcatttgtgtgtgtatgtgtgtgtgggtaggtgTTTGAGTGGGCGTGTCTTTAAAACAGCAATTTCACTTTATAGCCAAGATTGGGTGAAAAACAATAAACTCAGCATTGTATTGGGCCTTTCTGATTAAGCTGTGCATTATGTACTTGGCAATTAGACGTGTATAATTGTAGCAACCTGGCAGCTTAGGAAAAATTCTCCATCCAGCTATGCTGAACTTGGGCAAAGTGAAGCAGAGATGAGGTAAGAATTATATCTCCATATACTTATGTAGCTTAAAACACAGAAGTAGTCAGAGTTCCAGATCTTAGGAAAGGAAAAGGTAGGGACTTCTTAAAGCTAAGTCAAGACCTCCTTGTAGCAACTGCGAAAATTCGAAATGTTTTTAAGGTCTTTTTCGATACCGACGGGAAGAAACAGCAGGAAGTTCGAAAAACATTATTGAGACTTTTCTGGATACAGATTTATTAACAAAAGTCAAACCGAGATAATGGAATGTCACCCTCATCCTTGACGACtttgtaaaagataaattaacaccCGGGTCGTTTTCATTGTTTGAAGGAAGGATTTccttggaaaaaacaataaaacaaggaAATCTTGGAACGACATTtccttatttctaaagtttactTCGCCCGTGATCTTGCATTAGTTAGacaaacagagaaaaatgatttCTTTGAGTTTCTCGGAAGGTCACGGTCTGCTCTTTTCACCGACAGAACTTTTTTCTGGATTAAACAAGCAGAAGGAATTCATTCACACTTCCTTTTACGGCGGCTTTGTTACGAAGAATCCTTTGTTGGGCTTGTAGGCAGAGTGGGTGCCTTGCGTTGCACGGGCACGgtccaaatttttttttggggggagccgTCCAAAAGACATAGATTTTTCATTAGCTCCCCTGTAAACTAATTGTCAGCCGAGCTCATCTCATACCAGTCCGTGCATCGTTTGTCATTTGTTCGATCTTGTGTACAGACTTTTAGGCCAGTGGGTTTAAATCCTCAGAACTATGTTTTAATTCTGGTTGTAAGTTGATATTACGGATTAATGATTTTACGTTTCATCGCCATTTGATCGGAGGCGGATTCCTTGCCGTCGGATTTTATATTGTTATCTTCAACCATGACAGGAAATGTTAGTTTTACACATAGGGTTTAGAATTGCTATTTTCTCTGCAATTTGAAAATTtcgaatttatttattgttttttttacgaGGTACAGCACTGTGCCCAATTAGAAAATACATTCTAAAAAGATGCGAAGAATCTCTAAAATATTCACAAAGAGGACATAGCCCAGAAAACAACCACCTGTGAGAGGACACCTTGaagcaaatttcttttgaaagggGAAGTGTCTTACCGTCAGAGTCTTcctgataaatgaataagaatgctAAGGACTCATTTTCGGAGGTAACGGAGGTAAAAGGCCAAAGAGCCCATTGACTGATCAACACAATCATAACAGAAGAAGGACTTTTCTGCATTTTAATTCGATATTCTACAGCAACGCAATGAAATTGACTTCCTGACTGAAGGAGACGAAAAGGcaggaaggaataaaagaagagaCGGAAGACTGCAACGAAACAGGATAAACAAAATAGAGGATAAAGGAAGAAGTAAATATGAAAGGAGAACAAGGCCGGGGGTAGGGGGTGAGGTGAAAAAGGCCTAAGGAGGAAGTggggaagagataaaaaaatgtatttgaaagaaTCTAATCAAGACAGTCTGAAACCTAATCTGCAAACTAATAGAGCGCCATTTCATTGTAACAGCAGTGACGTAACATTAAGCATGtgttgaataaaaatacaaagagctTGTATAACACCAaggagatgatgatgacaatgaaaaTGTATTGGAGATATGAGACAAATATACACGTTGAAAAACCAGACTAATATCAATCCCTTAAGcattacttaattattttctaatttcctaAAAGTAAATTAGGGAGGACCAACAATCTCTAAAGGCCCACTGGGCAGGGCGTAGTCATTCCGCATGATATTAAGAAGGTCAGAAACAGCCAGTGGCATTTTGCAGTGATTCAAAATCCTCATTTTTACGGTATTGcgatttattaatacaaatgcaacttttaaaaatgttaaaatttgtcAGGGAGTATAAATTGCAATTGGAAAACTTCTAGAAAAGAATAACTACTCTGATGTTTTCTCAGTTTTGAAGATGGcgccaatattcttttttttttttttgcatttagctTTTAAGTAAAGAATGTGTCTTATATTTCATTGTTCTTATTTTAAACTATGTAACAATTACCTACGTATCATCTtcgattcattttatttgttttgcttaataaaattatatatattttgacaaaatttcatttcatattgatTCGTGTGATAACTTGTCGAATCTTCACATTTTTATCTTAGCCACAAAATCCGCCTACTCCAAAATGATCAAATCACCAAATTCTCTTCCAAAACCTCCAAATCCTCCACGGATTCCTTCATAAGCGAATCCAGGCTCAGCTTCGGGTTTagctactgggctcctctttccacaGTAACCACCATATCCAAATCCATGTCCACCAGATAcacaaatcctccaaatcctatGTGAAATCCAGGATCAGCTTCGGCTTCGGGTTCAGCAATAAGACCAGCTGCTACAATCCCGAAGAGAACCTCAGTAATCATCTGCAAAAATTATTGGAATTCCTGCATAATTAAGCCTCAAACAACAGGTCTAATAATCTTTTATAGAAGTTTACTTAAGAGATAAGTGTTTATTTTAATGAGTAGAtttctataaaataatattcGTCTAGAATACTGTTTATGTCGTTGTTCAGAACTGAAAGATCTAAATTGATTCAATTATATCTCAGATcgatttttctcttaaaaatgttGCTCTTAAATGCGAAGTACATTTAGAATAAACCCACAAATTAATATGaatgaactaaaaaatattttacgtcTGAAATTTAGATATGCATTACAAATAATCACACAGTCATTTAGCAAAATGATACCCACAAATAAGAGTAAagtacgtataccttagtttaaccagaccactgagctgattaacagctctcctagggctgggccgaaggactggacttattttacgtggctaagaaccaattggttacctggcaacgggacctacagcttatggtggaatccgaaccaatttataccgagaaatgaatttctatcaccagaaataaattcctctcattcttcattggccggccggagaatcgaacgcgggcctaggagagtgccaGCCGAgcacgatatcgacccatccaatgaggaactacaaatAAGAGTAAGTAAGCTACTTTCCTTATATCAAAAGTATATCAGTAGAGATTTCAAATTACTATGGTAACTTTGTCGtttataatcattttgaaatatgagaaaaatatgctCAGCCAATTTATGATTCATCGGCATAAATTTgaaatcaaactctctctctctctctctctctctctctctctctctctctctctctctctctctctctctctcttaccatggACATCATCGTGCAGTGCTTGGGAGGAGACAGTGCTGAGACAGACATGTGTCCTTCTTACAGTCGTCAACATTTTGAGGAAAAGATACTACATCATCGTCTATTACTAAATGaccaatctttcttttttccacttttcctttctgttccagttttgaaatatttcaggtattgttcatttttaaaatggttacgtgtatatgtatgtatatatatatatatatatatatatatatatatatatatatatatatatatatatatatttatatatatatatacactgtatatatatatataaatatatgtatatacagtatatacatatatatacagtatatatatatgtgtgtgtgtgtgtaatcattttgaaaaatgaacaatacctgaaatatttatgatatatattcatatatcataaatacatataaagacgtatataaaataaataatatatattaaaagtagagtaaccaaaaaaaatcttttccagttatcagtttaaaaaatggCTTTAGATTCAGTTGTGCACACCTGTATGATGTCAGGAGAAATGAATGATCTGTTAGGTTAGTTTATTTTGGTGATGATGCGTTATCGTATATAAAATTAGGAACTGGGGCATGGAAAGTCATTTAAAATCACCACGCTTTTTCTGACACTGAAACATTTACAAGgagaaatgaaggagagagagagagagagagagagagagagaagaagaaagagaaagagattaacagacgtaaagagagagagtccttgataaagagagtatgtatgtatgtatatatatatatataagattatatgtgtatatatatacatttatggtaCAGTCCTTGccataaatagttatatatatatatatatatatatatatatatatatatatatatatatatatatatacatatatatatatatatatatatatatatatatatattatatatatatatatatatatatatatatatatatatatatatatatatatatatatatatatatacatacgaactATTTATGGCAAGGACTGCACCATAAACTTTACATCTgctaatcttattttcttttaatatatatatatatatatatatatatatatatatatatatatatatatgtatatagcactGCGGTTTGGTcgacattttaaaatttctgttcaAGAATATCTTGGAGGTTGAAACGGCACCTCAataataaactggaatatttttttctgtcgtgGTTTTGCCAGTTCATATATtatgacaaaaacaaatgaaaaaaatcttcattagatagttaaaaacaaaacacaacactAAAGCACTGCTACCAAACTATACCTCATCCTATAGGTCTCAGATCCTAAACAGATGAATGAGtcattttttcaagatgaaaCTATTTCCATAATGCCATCAGGCAGTCAAGTCTCTTAaagaattactattatttttatttttgtaagcagTCTTACATGCGCAGATTCTTAGCTCACGAGCATCCACATTCAAAAGTGAATTCgaggggaggaaaaagaaaattaagtttagCACCATATTGGTTTATTATCTTTACTTCTTAATGGATTGAAAAGGAGACAAGAGATAAGAAAATACGTAACAATGTGCACTAACGGTTACTTTTTTTCCCCTTACATTGATTTTGAGTGAGGTTTTATGAAATGGATAACAAAAGGATGTGTTTAATACTGGCGTCGGCTTTATCAGGACCATGACTCAGGAAAAATCCACCAAgcttttttaaaagctttttgtGCCCTTTCTTAGTcaaatttccatttctctctaGAAGATGATTCTTCACCTGCTGTTGAATACTCTGGTATGTTTCTTCCAGGCAGTCGTTCAATTGCGTCAACGTTCTTGGGAAACTGGAAAGAGTCGACAGTCATTATACaggcgatgatgatggtgaatcCGATGGTGAATATAGAGCGGCCCTCATTGATCGCTGCGTAGACCATATTAATGTTGATGAGAATGTGAATTATGACTGGGGAGTAGAGAAAAGGCCACCCCCTGGATCTCTTGTACAGCGGTTTTGGTTCTATACCAGACCAATCTCTTCTCTCTTGAAGGAAGGTGCCATTATGCGCCTAACAGCCACTGACAAATGGCTGAAGTATAGAATAACCTCCCTTCTATTTGGTGTCTTTTCGATTTCATCCACTGTACGAATGACCAAACGATTCCTGCCGTCGTTAACTGAATAATTTACATTCCCTTCGTTGACTTTTGCATTACTTATAGAAAAGACAGTTCGGATTTTTACTACTTTAATAACAGACAACTGATTTAGATAACGATAATGAGGGGACTAAAAGCGACTGTAGTCTTCGAAGAACCTTCAAATTAAACCCCAATTCATATTTTACCATGATTCAAATTTATTGCTAAGTATGGTAATAAAGACGGATTTACTAAAATTACTACAAGTTATCTTCTAAACAGCAGAAGATCGATGCAATTTTAATgatctaaaaagaaatatatgtagaCTGTCCAATATGTCCCAGTTTTCTCCTTTCCAATATCTACTGCATTTAGACAGTGTATTTCTCTTACAAATCCTCATCCATTTCTTCCCAGGCTTCGGCTGGGACCTTTCATAGTTTGTAACAGTCCTTTGACAAAAGATCACATATATCATTCTTTAAAACCAATTTTCAGATTAACTAGCGGTAATACAAGTGGCATAATGTAGTTCATGATGAGGCAAAAACTTTTGTCATTTCATCTGATACTCCTTGACTtatatttttgagaatatttactTACAACCTCTTATATTACCTGTGTTTTGGACATTCATGGGTCCCTATAACAGGTAAggataataaatgttatatatacttcGATAATGGTCTCTTTATTCAGACTTGTATTAAAATTCGCAATAGTTTCGCATTCTGGTCTTAACCATAAAATCTGCCCCCTCCGAAATGACTGAATCCGCCAAATCCTCTTCCAAAACCTCCATGGAATCCGCCATAGCCGAATCCAGGCTCAGCttcagctactgggctcctctttccacggtagcCTCCGTATCCGAATCCGTGgcctccaaatccaccaaatcctccaaagcCTCCAAATCCTCTATGGAATCCTCCATGAACAAATCCAGGCTCAGCTTCAGGCtcagctactgggctcctctttccacggtaaCCTCCATATCCGAATCCGTGgcctccaaatccaccaaatcctccaaaccCTCTATGGAATCCTCCATGAACGAATCCAGGCTCAGCTTCGGGTTCTGGttcagctactgggctcctctttccacggtagcCTCCATATCCAAATCCGTGGCCTCCAAATCCACCAagtcctccaaatcctccaaatccacgGTGGAATCCTCCAAAGTGACCTGGATCGGCTTCAGGTTCTGGGTCAGCCACAGCCACAGCCTTGGCTTCAGGCtcagctactgggctcctctttccacggtagcCTCCATATCCGAATCCATGTCCACCGAAATGgccaccaaatccaccaaatcctccgaAGCCTCTGTGGAATCCCCCGTggaatccaggatcagctttGGCTTCCGGTTCAGCAACAGGATCAGCTGTTACTATCTCCAAAAGGACAAAGGCTAAGGTGGCGATAATCGTCTGCAAAAAAAGATTTCATATGCTTCTATgattataattacagtattaaatcttactatttaagaaatatttattgacCCAATGTTCTTacttttaaacagtttttataaaatattattcactTGTAGTACTGTTTACAGCctttttcagaaaaacaaaaactgaattgtTTTGAATACATCCTAATCCCTTTTAAAGAAGTTCCCCTTCAATGCAAGAAACAGTCTCAGATGAAAATCTTGATACAAAATATTGCAACTAAgtcagaaaaattattcaagacatTACTATGGTATATGTTCAGAGATCTAAGTATTAATTTCAAATGACGATCAATCAACAATCAGGGAAGgattttaatgataattacaGATGAGGTTACAAAAGGTCGATAAATCTTTAAATTAGGGTCAAACTAACttagttaattaaaaaaagaaaattctactATGAAGTGTAACTTTAacaacttagaaataaattttggcATCCCTTTTCCTctattgttttcctttcattcaacATTAATCAAAAGAATACGAAAAttcatatgataattatatatgaggtttttctctgtcatttttataaataaaagtgagCTGTTCTCTCCATTTGTAACTAGAGTTTGGAAAATGCAACAATTAAGCCAATcggctatttctctctctctctctctctctctctctctctctctctctctctctctctctctctctctcaccttggaCATCATCGTGCAGTGCTTGAGAGGCGACTGTGCTGAGACGGACTCAGGGATCCCCTTATATACTGACTGAGGAAAACCCAAGTGTCCTTCGGACGATCGTCAAGATCGTGTAGAAAAGGCACTACGTCATCTTCCATTGATAATTTAAAAACGGCCATAAAGGCAATCTTTCCCTCTTTTCCTGCTATCATTGTCCATTGAAAACAAActcttgaattttaatatttgatttggTTATTGCATGTCCCTGaaaattctgcatatatatatatatatatatatatatatatatatatatatatatatatatatatatatatatatatatatatatatatatatatatatatatatatacaaatatacaatatatatacatatatatatatacaaatatacaatatatatacatatatatatatttcagtatatataaatatatatatatatttaattaagatcatatttatgttgtatgtatatatatatatatataatatatatatatataatttatataaaagaattccTTTTTGCTAAATGACCTCCTTTAATGTAATGACACAAAATTTCTTGAAAGAATATCGAAGATTCTGCCCACACCAGCATTATCATTCAAGAATTCTGTAGCAGTGAATTCAACAATCACTCTCGAAAAAAGTTAACACAATGTTAGCTTGTTATCTTTGTCTCATAGTGCAGtggaaaaaaagacaagaaataaataagtgagCAACAGACGCATTCACATCTATTGTTTTTCCTCACAAAAGGgctaagaaaatgaaattttcctaATGGCTTCAGCTTCATTAGGACCATGATTCACACAAAAAATTCTATTGTCAAGCCGTTTGTATCCTTTCTTAGTCAAAGTTCTTTAGTTTTTCGATCTTTCGTCGATATGCATAAAAGGGAATTTATCACTAAAGCTCCGCTTTATGTCCTTGTAATATTCTTACGACTTCTTCTCCTTTTAAATACTCAGCAACGAAAATAAGTAAACGTGAAGAAAAAAACACACTCTGGGAGAGTGCGTACAGCAACTTCATTCATAAATGGTTCGTGTCGTACACACGGTTTATGACCTTGAGCCCAGTCCAACCAAGCGTGTTTCTTCCAGCCGGTCTTTCAACGTTCTGTCAAAGTTTTGGGAAGCTGGAGAGCACCGACCATCACTATACCGGCGATGATAGTAATGAAGCTGATGGTGACTCAAAGGTCCACATTAGGCCAGTCCTCATATCGCAGAGCAGATGGTGATAATGCTGATGCTGATATGAATGATGAATTAAGAGTTGAGAGTATGCCACCTCTTCTTGATCTGCTGTGTATTGGTTTTGATTCTAGAAAGGGCTAGTCTCTTC
This DNA window, taken from Macrobrachium rosenbergii isolate ZJJX-2024 chromosome 4, ASM4041242v1, whole genome shotgun sequence, encodes the following:
- the LOC136838273 gene encoding TATA-binding protein-associated factor 2N-like yields the protein MMSKTIIATLAFVLLEIVTADPVAEPEAKADPGFHGGFHRGFGGFGGFGGHFGGHGFGYGGYRGKRSPVAEPEAKAVAVADPEPEADPGHFGGFHRGFGGFGGLGGFGGHGFGYGGYRGKRSPVAEPEPEAEPGFVHGGFHRGFGGFGGFGGHGFGYGGYRGKRSPVAEPEAEPGFVHGGFHRGFGGFGGFGGFGGHGFGYGGYRGKRSPVAEAEPGFGYGGFHGGFGRGFGGFSHFGGGRFYG